CCTGACCTTGGCATGAATAGTACAGAAAAGTGTGTTTCTTAAAAGTTCTATGAAAAGttgtgaataaaaaaaatgttcttgaatTACATGAAATTTTTCTGACTTTCTAGACATTGTTCAgaagaaatttctagaaatacAGATAAATGTTCAACTTACCATGCAAtactacatttatatatatacatatatattgatttCTGCAAATATATAATAAGTTGCAAATAAGGCTTGTTTGCAAGTTAtataagaaaatgtgaaaataattcaTGAAAGTGGAAGAAACTTAGAGTTCTGTAAttcaaattttccttcttttccaatGCTAACAATTCTAACTCCTTCCTTTAATACTTATTGGTCTTGTAGTTTCAAGTATAAAAAAGTATCAAAGAAGAGAGAACTCATTGTCAGTTTTATTCTGTACATAAAGTAAAGACTAATGCTTATGGTAGTCTCTTTGTcatttatgaattaaaatattttgaaaactaaatttaaaataaactccaATCTGCATTAATAAATCCTATAATTATTTCTGAAGCCCTGGGAAGAAATTTTCTCAGTGGTACAAGTCACCAAATTGGTACATACTTAACATtagctttttatcttttctttttaagtccaCTGAGAAACTTGTATTTGGTCCAAATGTAGAAAAgctatttatataatgaatttaaaaGCTGATGTATAAATAGTTATTAAGATTTCCTGTGGACTTTTTTTTACTGCTAAGaacttaaaatacaaacagaatcaCTCTGATTAAAGAGAGCCCTTTacataaaaaattgaaatacatGATTTTGATTATGGAACAACCCATTTGCTAAAGTATGattataagaaaattattttgtttaggttTAATTGATACTCTGGGAGCATTCTCTTAACCCAAGAATCCTACTTACGCTCATGCTCTTTTATCATAAATCAGTAGATTGGCGATCCACTGAACTTTAGAAAATGAAGCCATATGGTCTTAAAGTCATTGCATGTAGTTTGTAGATACTTCTCTAAGAAAACTAGTAAGATAAAAGTTCTAAATTTATCTCCAGTAAACAAGTGGATCCACatttgtgggtgttttgttttggtttggtttgggtttttaaatCATACATACATTTACCTATTACCAAAGCAATTAGTGCATACATACCACTCtgaattttttcttgttttatttcttccattagTAATCAAACACATAGTACctttttatttggggggaaggATACTAAACTTTTGCTTATGTAATAACTATAAAAAACATTTGTTAATATCTATCAATctttttatattatcattttgATTTACTCTACTGTATAAGAATATTTGTAAGTAGACAATTGATTTGAATAATTTGAGCTTTACTTCAATGAAGGCAAATTCTGGCTACAAATGGCATTTCAGCTACTTTGCGGGGTCTGAGATAATGGGCAGCAATTTTTCCCATGACAGCTTTCATGTCTCTATTTCTTAGTGTGTAAATAATGGGATTAAGGATGGGagtgaaaactgtataaaatataGCAAGAATTTTATCCACAGGATAGGTAGTAAATGGCCACACATAAATGAAGATGCAAGGTCCAAAGAATAATACTACTACCATGATGTGAGCAGCCAGTGTAGAAAATGCCTTGGCCATGGCAGCAGAGGACTTGAACCAAACTGTGACAAGAATTATGACATAGGAGCTCACTAAGAGAGAGAAAGTGCTTAAGGAAAGAATTCCACTGTTTACCACAATAAGTATTTCAGTAATGTATGAGTCAATGCAGGCGAGTTTGACCACTCGAGGAAGGTCACAAAAAAAGCTGTCTACTTCATTGGGTCCACAAAATTCCAGTTTTACAGTAAATGATAACTGGCTCAATGTGTGTACTAAGCCCACAGCCCAGGAGATTACTACCAAGGCAGTACATGTAGTTTGGTTCATGATGATCATATAATGTAGAGGCTTGCATATGGCCACATATCTATCATAGGCCATGGAAACTAGGATTACCATTTCTCCTCCTGTAAAGAGGTGAATGAAAAAAATTTGGGCTATGCAGCCACTGAATGATATAGTCTTGTGTTCACTCAGAAAGTCTACAATCATTTTAGGTGTAGCAAAAGAGGCCTGACAAATGTCAAAAAAGGAAAGGTTTCCCAGGAGGAAATACATCGGTGAGTGCAGGCTGCTGTCAGAAGTCACAGCTATGATGATGAGAAGGTTTCCTAATATGATGACAATATaaagcacagagaagaaaacaaagtagaaaatctGAAGTTCCCAAGAACTAGAGAGTCCAAGTAACACAAACTCAGACACCACTGAATAATTGGTGTTATCCATGGATCCAGGCCACAGATTTGCACTAAAACAACCTTaaagaagaggaaacataaaGGAGATTAGaactatgaaataatattttaatgcaaaGGACTCTGAGACATCTAGAATAAGTAATATTTactaaatacaaaatgtaaatacCAAACATTTGAACAACCATGCCAACAAATCTGAACAGACAGAAGGAGCATGTGAAAGTGTCTGAATAATTCTTGATTATTTGATCTAGAAATAGGAGAATGGGGACAAAGTACCAGACCTAGTAGAGGCACTATTAATAATGGATAgctgagaggagagaatgaagttaattttctttaacaATGTAGCCTCAGGTAACTGGATCATGCTCCAGTAAAAAGTCACATATTAAAAACTATATGGAGAGAATAAATTGGACTTGATGCACTTTAAAGAAAAGGACACAAAAtaggggtgggttggggaaggagagggggatcTAGAAGGACTTGGGGTAGGGACNtgtatgatcaaaatacattgtacaaaattcttaATGAACTAATAAAAACTTTCAACATTggtaaaaaaaaacttttatgtttataaacAGATTTATCAGTTACTTACAAGGACATAGTTCATTCAAATGctgatatgtttttaaaagataggaGAACTACAGGACTGAAAAACTAGATGACTGGAAAAGATTTACAACTTAATTCTTCAAAGAAATTTtctagaatgaataaaaaataagacaCAGATCTATAGTCACTTTCTATCATTAATTTTACTCAAGTCATAAGTATAACATTTGATTTAACTCTCTAAGAGATATACAGACCTTTGTAGGCGGTTTGTTATATAAATTAACAATGGTTAGTTTAGGCTATTCTCTTTTTTAACTCTTCATATTTAAAAGTGTGCATACCTACTTTACAGAAAGCAGAATAGTTCACACGTGATGATGTATGACACTTTATTAAAAGATTATATTATAATGGCCttcttaataaattaaaaattatataataaagcaTATAATAAAATTGTGCAACTGTTGCTCCAAGAGTTTTATACACTCTAAATGATTCCTACTAAGAAGAAACTGTTCAGTACAAATTGTCTTCACCTATAGTTCTTAGTATATCTGTTAATTACTAACCACAAACATTTAATAAGTGGCATTATTATTTAACTTATCCAAAATGTGTTTCTACTTGATTGTTCATGAATAGCACCTACATTCACATTGTATTTAcctataaaaattagttttaggATTAATATGTTATCCTAGTCAGTGACTAGTGATTTCTACGAGTGTTagctttgatgtgtgtgtgtgtgtgtgtgtgtgtgtgtgtgtgtgtgtgtgtgtgtgtacctctatGTGCAGATGAGATGGTTTCTTACTTCCCTgtaactcaccaagtaggctataCTGGCTGACCATCAAGTGTCAGGCATCCACCTATATCTATGTCCCTAtcactggaattaaaagtgtggaACACcatactgacttttttttttaaatgtaggtccttaagatcaaactcagatctttgtGCATGCTCCATATGATTGATtgtgtgtatctttctctctctctctctctctctctctctctctctctctctctctggtgtgtgtgtgtgtgtgtgtaacacaatTACACAGAGAATGAACAGGGATTGGATTCTAAACCttctgtattcatatatataatagaataatatttCAACCAACTAAGAATCCTTTCTTGTCTCATAGTTTTAATACAACAAACATTTGGGATTGAGTGATTCGCTGTTACAGAGAATGACACCATGACAGACCATAATTCACAAATATCCTTGACTATGAAGAAGATATCTGTCACATGTACTCTCTAGTGGTTGTAAGTAAATTATCTTCATACATTGCCCTACATGTTCATTTTGACATAAAAGGGATGTAGGACAAGAATCAAAATGCTAAACTatcattatcttttatttatatatgctacCTTTAGAATGAGCTATAGAGATATAGTTGaatgaaaatttttatacattaattttagtatctaattaaaatctaataaaagtttctttttagaTCTACCAAGAAACTCTTCAGTTTGACTAATAGGAAGTAtcagtaaaaattaattaaaattataaagtttcAAAGTGACCCTTCCTTAAATACTTCAAATACAACTTTCTAGCTCCCCATTCTAAAAGAAATTGCTTTGATGCATATATGTTTCCTATCCATTTATTTTTCAGGTTTCTTGAATCTTTGATACCCAGCCATAATCAGAGAAGCTCCATCATCAACTGCCATCAAAGACCTAATGACTACAATGACTGAGAATTGCCAGTGAAGCAGCTTCCGACTTCTTTCCAAATGCTTCCTATTAGCTTCTCTCATTATGGAACTGCCCTGCAACTAGATATCCACTGAGTTTCCAGCTTCTTGGCTCCCCTGCAGTAGCTCTTCTTTGTGCATTTCTTGCATCTTCACGTTTGCCCTGCTTATGctattttgtcttcatttttttcctcctcaccTCTTACTTTGACATTCCTTTGGCATTTGTTTCTCTTCAATCAATTATCCTTGTGTCTTCTAATTATGCaacattttcaagtattttaaccATGATGTTACTGATTTGCTATATATGTAAATACTAAATAGCCATCTGAGATCTAAGTTAACATTTTATCATGTTAATTCACCCTCTTCCTGGCTCAAAATTTAGAGTCACTTTCGTGCAAAGATGATACGCCTTCTCTTCCTAGTAGTATTCCATCATGACttaaattggaaaaagaaaagtggaaatatGGTGTCCTTCAAAAAACAGTCATGaacatataatataattttacttaTACCATACCTAACATATATCTTTGACCAGACTATTCAATAATAATTAAGcttcaaaagttttatttttgtatacgATTTGCAAATGTCAGCTCCTTTAAAATCCTTTCCAGGAGGAACGTATCAATCTCTTTTTCTTGATGTGGCTACAGAATATTTCTTGccacacattttatatttccataaGGTGAAAGTTTATTGTCTATATAAATTTCCATAACATTCAGAATGTcttcaattcttttatttatatatgccaCTTTTAGGATGAGATATAGAGATGTAGTTGAGTGaaaaattttatacattaattttagTATCTAATTAAATATATTCACTTCATCTTGTCTATCTTCAAACACTCAGTTTTTCTATATTCTCATTTTCTGTGTACAAacgttatataaaatatattctggaAACTGAAGCAAGCAATTCATGAACTTCAGCAATGTTCCCCTTATAGACGTCAGGTGACGTTCATTACTTGATCATAAAAGTTCACAGATAAATCATTGAAACATGATAATAACAACtagaaaatacaaagtgaataaaataattagaatgaATTGCAAAAGAGAGGAAATTGTTTGCTGTAGCTTCTGCAACCATATTTGGATgactaagtttttaaaagatgataaaaatatttttaaaaggaaatttcacTCTACTTCTATGGAACCTACTACCAAACTTGGCACTTAACTTTTCTACATTccaatgatctctctctctctctctctctctctctctctctctctctctctcctccttctcattTTTGACTCAAATGCATACATGCTTATTTGCTTTCTATTTGAATGACAGAAAAAAGTTTCATGatggattttttaaaaggtagtCATGTTTTTTCCTACTTTTCCCAACAATACTTCAGAACATTGCATAAGGTCTCACAGATTATCCAAAGAATGCTAAAGTATAGACCTTAACGTCTTCACATCAGATTCCTGCTTCTGcatatattttctgctttttaaaatcctCTCTGAGGTGCAATGTAATAATTAAATACACTATGTAACTGGACACACTGAAAGCTTATTTTGTCAAGAATATCTCACCTGTTATAACACATATCAGAGAGTCAAAgtgaattcttcattttttttaatgtgggtttaATTTCTTTCAATTAATGATATTTATAGgtgcctttttgttttgtcaaaGTGGAAAAGCCCATAAATTTAGTTAAGTGACCACTTGAGGCTTTGGAGAACAGAATCCAAGGGTTATCTTCCACTGGGGATTATTACTGGTTTTTACAACACATTTTCTCACTGCAACAAAATTAGTGGCATCCTTCACTGTAGGCAATTACATGAGCATTAGACAAAACGGATGTTCTTTTAGCTGTAAGGGTAAATGTGTGGATTGAAGTGACTTTTATGAATTTTATGCAATGGATTTGCATAGGCAATTTCTACATAGACAAACTATGTAGAAAAGTGCATTCTTTGTCCtacatgaaaataatatttacttaCAGATAGAAAGCAAACTACCTCAGCACATGGAGATATTGAAGAAAGTTTAATTAGTTAGAACCTAGAGAACATGATCTTTTATAAAGAATTAGTACTTGAGAAAATTACTTTGGCTCTCAAATCTCATATAAgaatttttcctctttaaaactggaaatcaaaagaaatacaaaatgaatatttatatgctATGtcaattcaaatattttataatttcttttattttattcttattatatataaaatagaattaaaatgttGTGTAATGTCCTTACAAAATTTTATATCCTTTTTtaatgttagtttttatttttaggctttttaaaaatatattctctccATTGACCTGACCACAAatccatgccctttctttcttttcctcattatAATACAAGTGGGCatctaaataatttaataataa
The sequence above is drawn from the Mus pahari chromosome 8, PAHARI_EIJ_v1.1, whole genome shotgun sequence genome and encodes:
- the LOC110325756 gene encoding olfactory receptor 4K5 codes for the protein MDNTNYSVVSEFVLLGLSSSWELQIFYFVFFSVLYIVIILGNLLIIIAVTSDSSLHSPMYFLLGNLSFFDICQASFATPKMIVDFLSEHKTISFSGCIAQIFFIHLFTGGEMVILVSMAYDRYVAICKPLHYMIIMNQTTCTALVVISWAVGLVHTLSQLSFTVKLEFCGPNEVDSFFCDLPRVVKLACIDSYITEILIVVNSGILSLSTFSLLVSSYVIILVTVWFKSSAAMAKAFSTLAAHIMVVVLFFGPCIFIYVWPFTTYPVDKILAIFYTVFTPILNPIIYTLRNRDMKAVMGKIAAHYLRPRKVAEMPFVARICLH